A single genomic interval of Desulfovibrio sp. harbors:
- a CDS encoding choloylglycine hydrolase family protein: protein MSRYFLIPCLLAFALLAWFQPAQACTSIRLKTADGAVIYARTMEFANFPSSVCVVPKGSKYQGTLPDGQSRGMKWTAKYGFVGMNVEGVPIVTDGMNEKGLIVGSLYIPAYVKYQPYSSAKASSTLAQFEVNTWLLSSFATVAEVRKGIKSATVCQGPMEKTGATPLHFTVHDATGESLVIEYVDGALKLHDNPIGVLTNSPNFDWMLTNLSNYVNLSPDNANGTTMSGVKVLPFSQGSGLLGLPGDFTSPSRFVRMVALTQTAEPVTGPDAGVTLAMTIINNVDIPVGSVRQKTATGVDLEITDWTVVADVARKRYYYRTYDNKNWSYVDLTKALAGAKSPMSIAINKPADYPDVSAAAKPMPQ, encoded by the coding sequence ATGTCGAGATACTTCCTGATTCCATGCCTTCTTGCCTTCGCCCTGCTGGCCTGGTTCCAGCCCGCCCAGGCCTGCACCAGCATCCGCCTGAAAACCGCGGATGGGGCCGTGATCTACGCCAGGACAATGGAGTTCGCCAACTTCCCCTCTAGCGTGTGCGTGGTCCCCAAGGGCTCGAAATATCAGGGAACCCTGCCCGACGGTCAGTCCCGGGGCATGAAATGGACCGCCAAGTACGGGTTCGTGGGCATGAACGTGGAGGGCGTTCCCATCGTAACCGACGGCATGAACGAAAAGGGCCTCATCGTGGGCAGCCTCTACATCCCCGCCTACGTCAAATACCAGCCCTACTCGTCCGCCAAGGCCTCCTCCACCCTGGCCCAGTTCGAGGTGAACACCTGGCTGCTTTCTAGCTTCGCCACCGTGGCCGAAGTGCGCAAGGGCATCAAGTCGGCTACCGTGTGCCAGGGCCCAATGGAGAAAACAGGCGCCACTCCCCTGCACTTCACCGTGCACGACGCCACCGGCGAAAGCCTGGTGATCGAATACGTGGACGGCGCATTGAAGCTCCACGACAACCCCATAGGCGTACTGACCAACTCCCCCAACTTCGACTGGATGCTCACCAACCTCTCCAACTACGTCAACCTCTCCCCGGACAACGCCAATGGCACGACCATGAGCGGTGTGAAGGTCCTGCCCTTCAGCCAGGGCTCCGGCCTGCTGGGCCTCCCCGGCGACTTCACCTCCCCCAGCCGCTTCGTGCGCATGGTGGCCCTGACCCAGACCGCCGAACCCGTGACCGGGCCCGATGCGGGCGTCACCCTGGCCATGACCATAATAAACAACGTGGACATCCCCGTGGGCTCGGTGCGCCAGAAAACCGCCACCGGGGTCGACCTCGAGATCACGGACTGGACCGTGGTGGCCGACGTGGCCCGCAAGCGCTACTACTACCGCACCTACGACAACAAGAACTGGAGCTATGTGGATCTGACCAAGGCCCTGGCCGGGGCCAAGTCACCCATGAGCATCGCCATCAACAAGCCCGCGGACTATCCCGATGTTTCGGCTGCGGCCAAACCCATGCCGCAGTAA
- a CDS encoding amidohydrolase, with the protein MRAFRSLWRLCVPGILSLAVMLAGLATLPAYAAPPDTVFFNAKVVTMGPGGAIAQAVCVADGKFLAVGTNEEMKKLAGPATQLVDLGGKTVLPGLIDAHCHPMETVFLKDNWVDARYPGTKSVKQALENIAEWVKKTPKGEWVFVACASASQNKFEEKRLPTKAELDSVAPDNPVVLADGAHLCVVNSPALKLLGITKGVTKLQHGTTVIMDQNGEPTGALADAQADVPTNPTVKDLERFYTTGIQSFWNQNGFTSLMAITPATALPVLQAVAKTGVKPTIRFSTSVWTSSNAKNMPEDVSGFRMPKEADPSWYKFAAIKDWIDGENDARTGYMCEPYVGHADTDPVGNRGTLVTDQAGANRFAAIAAKNGVISMIHCSGDKAVTMGLDAYDALLKAGTPAPIMRIEHFGMFQLKDEQLARAKQMMKSGLRVVVQPIWLSELVKADFENMDPKLAATGFKFRSMVDAGLEPAASSDMTGIYLGNINPFKAMAAVVTRQSDMGLFEPEQALTPEEALKMWTVWGAKAMGEADSRGSIEPGKLADMTVISGDLLTMPKEKIADITVVKTIVGGKVVYESK; encoded by the coding sequence ATGCGAGCTTTTCGTTCATTATGGCGATTGTGCGTTCCGGGGATACTGTCCCTGGCCGTCATGCTTGCGGGTCTGGCAACGCTGCCCGCCTACGCCGCACCCCCGGACACCGTGTTCTTCAATGCCAAGGTGGTCACGATGGGCCCCGGGGGGGCCATCGCCCAGGCTGTCTGCGTGGCTGACGGCAAATTCCTGGCCGTCGGGACCAACGAGGAGATGAAGAAACTCGCAGGCCCGGCCACCCAGCTGGTCGACCTGGGCGGCAAGACGGTTCTGCCCGGGCTTATCGACGCCCATTGCCACCCCATGGAGACGGTGTTCTTAAAGGACAACTGGGTGGATGCCAGGTATCCGGGGACCAAGTCCGTCAAGCAGGCCCTCGAAAACATCGCGGAGTGGGTCAAGAAGACGCCCAAGGGCGAGTGGGTCTTCGTGGCCTGCGCCTCGGCCAGCCAGAACAAGTTCGAGGAAAAGCGGCTGCCCACCAAGGCGGAGCTTGACTCGGTTGCCCCGGACAACCCCGTGGTTCTGGCCGACGGCGCGCATCTGTGCGTGGTGAACTCCCCGGCACTTAAACTGCTTGGCATAACCAAGGGCGTCACCAAGCTCCAGCACGGAACCACCGTCATCATGGACCAGAATGGCGAGCCCACCGGAGCCCTGGCCGACGCCCAGGCCGATGTCCCCACCAACCCGACAGTGAAGGACCTGGAACGCTTCTACACCACGGGCATCCAGTCGTTCTGGAACCAGAACGGGTTCACCTCGCTCATGGCCATCACCCCGGCCACGGCCCTGCCCGTTCTCCAGGCGGTGGCGAAGACCGGCGTCAAACCCACCATCCGCTTCAGCACCTCGGTGTGGACCTCGTCCAACGCCAAGAACATGCCCGAGGACGTGAGCGGTTTTCGCATGCCCAAGGAGGCTGATCCGTCCTGGTACAAGTTCGCGGCCATAAAGGACTGGATTGACGGCGAAAACGACGCCCGCACCGGCTACATGTGCGAGCCCTACGTGGGCCATGCCGACACCGACCCGGTCGGAAACCGGGGAACGCTGGTGACGGACCAGGCTGGCGCCAACCGCTTCGCGGCCATCGCGGCCAAGAACGGCGTGATCAGCATGATCCATTGCTCCGGCGACAAGGCGGTGACCATGGGCCTTGACGCCTACGACGCGCTTCTCAAGGCAGGTACCCCCGCGCCCATCATGCGCATCGAGCACTTCGGCATGTTCCAGCTCAAAGACGAACAGCTCGCCCGGGCCAAACAGATGATGAAGAGCGGGCTTCGCGTGGTGGTCCAGCCCATCTGGCTCTCGGAGCTTGTGAAGGCCGACTTCGAGAACATGGACCCGAAGCTGGCCGCCACCGGTTTCAAGTTCCGCTCCATGGTGGACGCCGGCTTGGAGCCCGCCGCCAGCAGCGACATGACGGGCATCTACCTTGGCAACATAAACCCCTTCAAGGCCATGGCCGCGGTGGTGACCCGCCAGTCCGACATGGGACTTTTTGAGCCCGAGCAGGCGCTCACGCCCGAGGAGGCACTTAAGATGTGGACCGTCTGGGGGGCGAAGGCCATGGGCGAGGCCGATTCCAGAGGCTCCATCGAACCCGGCAAATTAGCCGACATGACGGTGATCTCGGGCGATTTGCTGACCATGCCCAAGGAAAAGATCGCGGACATCACTGTGGTCAAGACCATTGTCGGCGGCAAGGTGGTTTACGAGTCGAAATAA
- a CDS encoding alpha/beta hydrolase, whose translation MISGCAGVVVKPATLSQRFDALDRSAINSSSPSELTLAFLSQRDMLEQWQSDPDGLISRLDAKYQADPGPGTLFALMELAHIQAKRYASQPDRAASFDLACAVYSYLFLFDPKVTPPKDYLRPNARLAALFHNRSLSRYILYARKQGVRFHPDMKLPMATGTVALKERLSGLPFNPEEFSSIHLAFEFAVSGLDATHSVPGLGVPLILVREAAAQDQDRQDTRFLSKIRQVLPATLIMRIETSPAAKPDGGHEYIGRLEIYDPMRVNSVQVEGMTVPLETDTTTPLAWMAANAPAPQGIKGLMDPEALKGAQGLYMLQPYQKDKIPVVFVHGLISSPLTWLPMINGLMSDPELRERYQFWYFSYPTGNPVLYSEMLLRESLLNVRNTYDPDGTNPAFNNMLIVGHSMGGLLAKAMVQDSGDKLWDAVSKVPPSELPVSEDVRKLVEKMFFFKPLPFVTEAVFISAPHRGSGMALGTIGAIGRKLVTLPFTLAKASASLLGTLATFGKNIHVKGLPTGIDGLSPKNPVLTTSADMPVAVPFHSIIGNESKAGVPGGTDGVVPYWSSHLEAAQTELIVKSGHGAHEHPLAIREVRRIMKEHALINREKTP comes from the coding sequence ATGATCTCAGGTTGCGCGGGCGTGGTCGTCAAACCCGCCACCCTGTCCCAACGCTTCGACGCCCTGGACCGCTCCGCCATAAACTCTTCAAGCCCCAGCGAGCTCACCCTGGCCTTCCTCTCGCAGCGGGACATGCTCGAACAGTGGCAAAGCGATCCCGACGGCCTCATAAGCCGCCTGGACGCCAAGTACCAGGCCGACCCGGGGCCGGGCACGCTGTTCGCCCTCATGGAACTGGCCCACATACAGGCCAAGCGCTACGCATCGCAGCCGGACAGGGCCGCATCGTTCGACCTGGCCTGCGCGGTGTATTCCTACCTGTTCCTGTTCGACCCCAAGGTAACGCCACCGAAGGACTACCTGCGCCCCAACGCCCGTCTCGCCGCTTTGTTCCACAACCGTTCGCTGTCGCGCTATATTCTCTACGCCCGCAAGCAGGGTGTCCGCTTCCACCCGGACATGAAGCTGCCCATGGCCACGGGAACCGTTGCCCTCAAGGAAAGGCTCAGCGGCCTGCCCTTCAACCCCGAGGAATTCTCCAGCATCCATCTGGCCTTCGAATTCGCCGTCTCCGGCCTGGATGCAACCCACTCCGTACCGGGCCTCGGGGTACCGCTCATCCTGGTGCGCGAGGCCGCCGCCCAAGACCAAGACAGACAGGACACGCGCTTTCTGTCCAAAATCCGCCAGGTCCTGCCCGCCACCCTTATCATGCGCATCGAAACCAGCCCTGCGGCAAAGCCGGATGGCGGGCACGAATATATAGGCAGGCTGGAAATCTATGACCCCATGCGGGTGAACTCCGTGCAGGTGGAGGGCATGACGGTCCCCCTGGAGACGGACACCACCACGCCCCTGGCCTGGATGGCCGCCAACGCTCCCGCGCCCCAGGGCATCAAGGGGCTCATGGACCCCGAGGCCCTGAAAGGGGCGCAGGGGCTCTACATGCTCCAGCCCTACCAGAAGGACAAAATTCCGGTGGTGTTCGTGCACGGGCTCATAAGCTCCCCGCTGACCTGGCTGCCCATGATAAACGGCCTCATGTCCGACCCGGAGCTTCGCGAACGCTACCAGTTCTGGTACTTCTCCTACCCTACCGGGAACCCGGTGCTCTATTCCGAAATGCTGCTTCGCGAATCCCTGTTGAATGTCCGCAACACGTACGACCCGGACGGAACGAACCCCGCCTTCAACAACATGCTCATCGTGGGGCACAGCATGGGCGGGCTTTTGGCCAAGGCCATGGTTCAGGACAGCGGCGACAAGCTGTGGGACGCCGTGTCCAAGGTGCCCCCCTCGGAGTTGCCCGTTTCCGAGGATGTCCGGAAGCTGGTGGAGAAGATGTTCTTTTTCAAGCCCCTGCCCTTCGTGACCGAGGCGGTGTTCATCTCCGCGCCGCACCGGGGCTCGGGAATGGCCCTGGGGACGATAGGGGCCATCGGCAGAAAACTGGTCACGCTGCCGTTCACCCTGGCCAAGGCCAGCGCCTCCCTTCTTGGCACTCTGGCCACCTTCGGGAAGAATATCCACGTCAAGGGCCTGCCCACCGGCATCGACGGCCTCTCCCCGAAAAACCCGGTGCTGACGACCTCGGCCGACATGCCCGTGGCCGTCCCCTTCCACTCCATCATCGGCAACGAGAGCAAGGCAGGCGTCCCTGGCGGAACCGACGGCGTGGTTCCCTACTGGAGCTCCCACCTGGAGGCGGCCCAGACCGAGCTGATCGTCAAGTCCGGCCACGGCGCGCACGAGCATCCCCTGGCCATCCGCGAGGTCAGGCGCATCATGAAAGAGCACGCGTTGATAAACAGGGAGAAAACCCCGTGA
- a CDS encoding transporter, whose protein sequence is MLTHRLGRAALMALCAATLLTAFAVDSRATEGGTSHYIQGAYGDFLMGLIPGEGFYVRNDTIYMAQSLKQAFKGGYVYGQLNAYTVLNLTKLSYVADVPAIGGLLGLAVGVPVIINTNVGGNVNIFDPRGKGHSFSKTGDGNRGGLSDIFITPVAAWSFGECHLALMPTVFLPTGYFDKKVLTNLGMGYFSFDGNVAFTWLSKKGYEISLNAGYMINSENTATKYLSGNQFHLDWTAAYHYNERFAFGAVGYVVAQTTPDSGKGATMGPYNSSSTGIGPLVSYTTPVFGKDVSFIAKWIHDIGGQNRLTGDVIYGSFAVKF, encoded by the coding sequence ATGCTGACTCATCGGCTTGGCCGCGCAGCTCTCATGGCGTTGTGCGCGGCCACGCTGCTCACGGCCTTCGCCGTGGATTCGCGCGCCACCGAGGGCGGAACCAGCCACTACATCCAGGGCGCCTACGGCGACTTCCTCATGGGGCTTATTCCCGGGGAAGGCTTCTACGTTCGAAACGACACCATCTACATGGCCCAGAGCCTGAAGCAGGCCTTCAAGGGAGGCTACGTCTACGGCCAGTTGAACGCCTACACGGTGCTGAACCTCACCAAGCTCTCCTACGTGGCGGACGTGCCGGCCATTGGGGGACTCCTGGGCCTGGCCGTTGGCGTACCGGTCATCATAAACACCAACGTGGGCGGCAACGTGAACATCTTCGACCCACGGGGCAAGGGCCACAGTTTTTCAAAAACCGGCGACGGCAACAGGGGTGGGCTCTCCGACATCTTCATAACCCCGGTGGCCGCCTGGAGCTTCGGAGAATGCCATCTGGCGCTCATGCCCACGGTCTTTCTCCCCACCGGCTACTTCGACAAGAAGGTGCTCACCAACCTGGGCATGGGTTACTTCTCCTTCGACGGCAACGTGGCCTTCACGTGGCTGAGCAAAAAGGGGTACGAGATATCGCTCAATGCCGGCTACATGATAAACAGCGAAAACACCGCCACCAAGTACCTGTCCGGCAACCAGTTCCACCTGGATTGGACAGCCGCCTACCACTACAACGAGCGCTTCGCCTTCGGGGCCGTTGGCTACGTTGTGGCGCAGACCACGCCGGACTCGGGCAAGGGCGCAACCATGGGGCCCTACAACTCCTCCAGCACAGGCATTGGCCCGCTGGTAAGCTACACCACGCCCGTTTTCGGCAAGGACGTGAGCTTCATCGCCAAGTGGATCCACGACATCGGCGGGCAGAATAGGCTCACGGGTGACGTCATCTACGGGTCCTTCGCCGTGAAGTTCTAG
- a CDS encoding helix-turn-helix transcriptional regulator, translating to MTNTNDTIPQEVIDLAGNGRKSLCRAWREHLGLAKEEVARRMGISPAALEQIEARTAKPRKATLSKVATALGLTVEQLCMKT from the coding sequence ATGACCAATACGAACGACACCATACCCCAGGAAGTGATCGACCTGGCGGGAAACGGGCGAAAGAGCCTCTGCCGGGCCTGGCGCGAGCATCTTGGGCTTGCCAAGGAAGAGGTGGCCAGGAGGATGGGCATATCGCCCGCGGCGCTTGAGCAGATAGAGGCCCGCACGGCCAAACCGCGCAAGGCCACTTTGAGCAAGGTGGCCACGGCTCTCGGACTGACTGTCGAGCAGCTGTGCATGAAAACCTGA
- a CDS encoding PAS domain S-box protein — MGNLLHGVSQQHLNKLLALSSSFHHLCRRKGTAPYRIDWIGGAVDEVTGYSVAELLADGCWLGHVYPEDRQGVAERLQSIKPGESGQEHFRLTHKDGSVLWLRETFRCDHGDDPDEYVLYGAIQDITESKLTEDTLLFLATYTPKQSSGQFFNDTAKFLADTLKADFVCIDKLDGALLNATTLSMYFNGKFEDNVTYTLKDTPCGDVVGKTVCCFPRDVRALFPNDEVLQQMAAESYVGITLWDLEHNPIGLIALIWKTPFTRTHLAETVLSLVGTRASSELLHLKAQQELKDIASELSEAQRVARVGSWYWEAATGTTVGSEEARAIFGLDETNNLQDFTAQRGTLYPVDSWERIHSAALESVQTGVGFELDVPALRNGAPIWVSMRCEPVRGEHGGIIGLRGTIQDITDRKNVEERLLRREKDLLESQRIAHVGSWRLDIATNEVEWSEELYKIFGFDNTLPPPPYTEHRKLFTPESWEALSTALARTRMAGAPYELELQTLRKDGGTGWMWVRGEPIFDSHGAISGIWGAAQDITERKRIEEALIEAKNQAIAATRAKSEFLANMSHEIRTPLNGVLGMLQLLETTEPDEEQREYLLGAIRSTNRLSRLLADILDISRIEAGKMEIVEAQFNFIKTQDSIKELFDAEAKAKGVNLTFGHDDTLPMVLVGDEARLRQILFNLVGNAIKFTDQGDIRVEASLLPNTNDASINVLLTISDTGIGIPQENLKDIFEPFVQAEGSYSRRFQGAGLGLSIVRRLVNLLGGHITIDSSPGEGTTVFVSLPFRLPAAGRKHTEPQAHPSPGMARAPLRILIAEDDSVSLVTSKRMLEKAGNFVATARDGQEALELLNNQDFDLILMDIQMPVMDGLEATRAIRSGNHSSSKSNIPIIAMTAYAMTGDKEKFLEAGIDGYIAKPVERAALEEVIDRVMKRRSAAA; from the coding sequence ATGGGCAACTTGTTGCATGGGGTCTCCCAGCAGCACCTGAACAAACTCCTGGCCCTCTCGTCGAGCTTCCACCACCTTTGCCGGCGCAAGGGGACGGCCCCTTACCGCATCGACTGGATCGGCGGCGCCGTGGACGAGGTGACGGGCTACAGCGTGGCCGAACTCCTGGCAGACGGCTGCTGGCTTGGCCATGTATACCCCGAGGACAGGCAAGGCGTTGCCGAGCGTCTCCAAAGCATAAAGCCCGGCGAATCCGGGCAGGAGCATTTCCGTCTGACCCATAAGGACGGCTCTGTTTTATGGCTACGAGAGACCTTCCGCTGCGATCATGGCGACGACCCGGACGAGTATGTTCTCTACGGGGCGATTCAGGACATAACTGAAAGCAAACTGACCGAAGACACGCTTTTGTTCCTGGCCACATACACGCCAAAACAGTCCAGCGGGCAGTTCTTCAACGATACGGCGAAGTTTCTCGCTGACACGCTGAAAGCCGATTTCGTGTGCATCGACAAGCTTGATGGGGCCTTGCTGAACGCCACGACACTGTCCATGTATTTCAATGGAAAATTCGAAGACAACGTCACCTACACATTGAAGGACACTCCATGCGGAGATGTGGTCGGAAAAACGGTCTGTTGCTTTCCGCGCGATGTCCGGGCGCTCTTTCCCAACGATGAGGTTCTGCAACAGATGGCTGCCGAAAGTTACGTCGGCATCACCCTCTGGGACCTGGAACACAACCCCATCGGCCTCATCGCCCTTATCTGGAAAACTCCGTTCACGCGTACCCACCTTGCGGAAACCGTCTTGAGCCTGGTGGGCACCCGGGCCAGCAGCGAGCTCTTGCACCTTAAAGCCCAGCAGGAACTCAAGGATATCGCATCGGAACTCAGTGAGGCCCAGCGCGTGGCCCGGGTGGGCAGCTGGTATTGGGAAGCGGCCACGGGCACCACGGTGGGTTCCGAGGAAGCGCGTGCCATATTCGGCCTGGACGAAACCAACAACTTGCAGGACTTCACGGCGCAGCGGGGCACGCTCTATCCGGTCGATTCCTGGGAGCGTATCCATTCCGCAGCGCTGGAGAGCGTACAAACCGGTGTCGGCTTCGAATTGGATGTTCCGGCACTGCGTAACGGGGCGCCCATATGGGTATCCATGCGATGCGAGCCTGTCCGGGGCGAACACGGCGGCATCATCGGCCTGCGCGGAACGATCCAGGACATAACCGACCGCAAGAATGTGGAGGAGCGGCTGCTCCGCAGGGAAAAGGACCTGCTGGAATCGCAGCGCATCGCCCATGTTGGCAGCTGGCGATTGGACATTGCCACCAACGAAGTGGAATGGTCGGAAGAACTTTACAAGATATTCGGCTTTGACAATACACTCCCGCCCCCTCCTTACACCGAGCACAGGAAGCTGTTCACGCCTGAAAGCTGGGAAGCCTTGTCCACCGCCCTGGCCAGGACCAGAATGGCGGGGGCACCCTACGAGCTGGAACTGCAAACCTTAAGGAAGGATGGGGGCACCGGATGGATGTGGGTGCGCGGCGAACCCATCTTCGATTCTCACGGGGCCATCAGCGGCATCTGGGGGGCGGCCCAGGACATCACCGAGCGCAAAAGGATCGAGGAAGCCCTGATAGAGGCCAAAAACCAGGCCATAGCCGCCACCAGGGCCAAATCCGAATTTCTGGCCAACATGAGCCATGAGATACGCACCCCCCTAAACGGGGTTCTCGGCATGCTCCAGTTGCTTGAGACCACCGAGCCTGATGAAGAGCAACGCGAGTACCTGCTGGGCGCCATCCGCTCCACCAACCGCCTGAGCCGGCTGCTTGCCGATATTCTGGACATCTCACGGATCGAAGCGGGCAAAATGGAGATCGTCGAGGCACAATTCAACTTCATAAAGACCCAGGATTCCATAAAAGAACTGTTCGACGCCGAGGCGAAAGCCAAGGGAGTCAATTTAACGTTCGGACACGACGACACACTCCCCATGGTTTTGGTGGGCGACGAAGCGCGCTTGCGCCAGATTCTCTTCAACCTTGTCGGCAACGCGATAAAATTCACGGACCAGGGGGACATCCGGGTCGAGGCGTCGCTTCTGCCGAACACGAACGACGCATCAATCAATGTTTTGCTCACCATAAGCGATACCGGCATCGGCATTCCCCAGGAGAACCTGAAAGACATCTTCGAGCCGTTCGTCCAGGCCGAGGGTTCATACTCCAGACGCTTTCAGGGGGCGGGACTCGGGCTTTCCATCGTTCGGCGGCTTGTAAACCTCTTGGGTGGCCACATCACGATAGACAGCAGCCCCGGAGAAGGCACGACCGTCTTTGTGTCGCTGCCCTTCAGGCTTCCGGCTGCAGGGCGCAAACACACGGAGCCTCAAGCGCATCCCTCGCCTGGCATGGCGCGAGCACCGTTGCGCATTCTCATTGCCGAAGACGATTCAGTGAGCCTTGTCACCAGCAAGCGCATGCTCGAGAAGGCAGGCAACTTCGTCGCCACCGCCAGGGACGGCCAGGAGGCGCTGGAGCTTCTGAACAACCAGGATTTCGACCTGATCCTCATGGACATTCAGATGCCCGTCATGGACGGCCTGGAGGCAACGCGGGCCATCCGAAGCGGCAATCATTCCAGTTCGAAGTCGAACATCCCGATCATCGCCATGACTGCCTACGCCATGACCGGCGACAAGGAGAAGTTCCTTGAGGCAGGCATAGACGGCTACATCGCCAAGCCTGTGGAAAGGGCGGCGCTGGAGGAAGTGATTGATCGGGTAATGAAAAGAAGGAGCGCGGCAGCTTAA